Within Palaemon carinicauda isolate YSFRI2023 chromosome 14, ASM3689809v2, whole genome shotgun sequence, the genomic segment cttctggccgggtggagattcgaacccccacctgtgcggcttgaaactatgcctacagtgactctaccgagtgagctatcaagagagaataaaagtttatgacaaatctccgtacatattcctatcgaatttaggaatctgttcatagacttgaaataaacctatctcgaccatgatagctgaatcgtgagtttgtaacacgtggttattttaaatgaacatatatcacaagcacacgtgatttcaatcaatgtaaatatcacccacgaacggcatttaataccgaattctatctgggaatatatatccacttggaattctttttatggtaacagcttctggccgggtggagattcgaacccccacctgtgcggcttgaaactatgcctacagtgactctaccgagtgagctatcaagagagaataaaagtttatgacaaatctccgtacatattcctatcgaatttaggaatctgttcatagacttgaaataaacctatctcgaccatgatagctgaatcgtgagtttgtaacacgtggttattttaaatgaacatatatcacaagcacacgtgatttcaatcaatgtaaatatcacccacgaacggcatttaataccgaattctatctgggaatatatatccacttggaattctttttatggtaacagcttctggccgggtggagattcgaacccccacctgtgcggcttgaaactatgcctacagtgactctaccgagtgagctatcaagagagaataaaagtttatgacaaatctccgtacatattcctatcgaatttaggaatctgttcatagacttgaaataaacctatctcgaccatgatagctgaatcgtgagtttgtaacacgtggttattttaaatgaacatatatcacaagcacacgtgatttcaatcaatgtaaatatcacccacgaacggcatttaataccgaattctatctgggaatatatatccacttggaattctttttatggtaacagcttctggccgggtggagattcgaacccccacctgtgcggcttgaaactatgcctacagtgactctaccgagtgagctatcaagagagaataaaagtttatgacaaatctccgtacatattcctatcgaatttaggaatctgttcatagacttgaaataaacctatctcgaccatgatagctgaatcgtgagtttgtaacacgtggttattttaaatgaacatatatcacaagcacacgtgatttcaatcaatgtaaatatcacccacgaacggcatttaataccgaattctatctgggaatatatatccacttggaattctttttatggtaacagcttctggccgggtggagattcgaacccccacctgtgcggcttgaaactatgcctacagtgactctaccgagtgagctatcaagagagaataaaagtttatgacaaatctccgtacatattcctatcgaatttaggaatctgttcatagacttgaaataaacctatctcgaccatgatagctgaatcgtgagtttgtaacacgtggttattttaaatgaacatatatcacaagcacacgtgatttcaatcaatgtaaatatcataggaatatgtacggagatttgtcataaacttttattctctcttgatagctcactcggtagagtcactgtaggcatagtttcaagccgcacaggtgggggttcgaatctccacccggccagaagctgttaccataaaaagaattccaagtggatatatattcccagatagaattcggtattaaatgccgttcgtgggtgatatttacattgattgaaatcacgtgtgcttgtgatatatgttcatttaaaataaccacgtgttacaaactcacgattcagctatcatggtcgagataggtttatttcaagtctatgaacagattcctaaattcgataggaatatgtacggagatttgtcataaacttttattctctcttgatagctcactcggtagagtcactgtaggcatagtttcaagccgcacaggtgggggttcgaatctccacccggccagaagctgttaccataaaaagaattccaagtggatatatattcccagatagaattcggtattaaatgccgttcgtgggtgatatttacattgattgaaatcacgtgtgcttgtgatatatgttcatatatatatatatatatatatatatatatatatatatatatatatatatatatatatatatatatatatacagtatatatatatatatatatatatatcacataatagACATAGGCAAATAAAGTTCATGTTAAATTGTAAACTGTAACAGAAGCTTCTTTTTGTAttttgaagattgattgattgaattggggttttctggcatcctgacatgtaaggttATTAACACCGTCCATTTTGAAGAGGTCACCTTAAAATCCTAAACcaaattcctcccccccccccgtcccccccccccaaaaaaaaaaaaataaaatcagtaagttACAATATCTACAGCGAAAATTACAGTTTACTATCCtctaaagtcattattattattatcattattattattattattatacacaataGCAGCAGTAATAATAGAAATACCTTTTATAATATCATCATTGATTATTATCGTTatgattattttaatcataatcattgtaacaataatttaatattttgtaataataatgatgatgatattgataataataataataataataataattattattattattattattattattaataatattattaatattattattgttgttgttatagatcAGACATGTTCAAGCCCATCCCTGCAATGGACGACACAACTTCGAAGAATCCTTACTTAGAGAACTTCCGAAAAAGGTGTCCTGGCAAGGACCCAGCAGACGGGATAGTCTTGCAGATGGCAGCACTGTACCCAGATCCAAGGACCATCAAAACTCATTTGCCGTTATCCCTTATGCCTCCCACCTTACTAGACACTACCAAAGTTagtatctgttttaatattttttactcaATTAAGTTCCTAAAACATCAAACCGTCTTGTCTTTTGGATGCGACTTTATtaccaataaaaaaagaatattacccTTCCAATTATCAATGTATTGTATGTATAGCTAAAtatgacacacacaaatatatatgtatatatatacactgtatatgtatatatatacatatatatatatatatatatatatatatatatatatatatatatatatatcctctattaTATAAAAAGGTTTAGTTTACACATTAAATCAACTTCTTCTGCTCTTCCTATGTATAATATGGACATCTacttctcccatatatatatatatatatatatatatatatatatatatatatatatatatatatatatatatatatgttcgtatgtaagtgtgtatttatatttttcataatttccgtAATTATCTTTTCTTATTCCGTTATTTTTTCAGTTATCATTTCCTGTCTTATTAAAGCTTCACTTTGAATAGTATTCATACCCTATTAATTTACAGAATTATACAGGCTATACATACATACGAGTTTGTTTGTTTAATtaacattatgaaattatgtttagCTTATATCTACTAATCTCATAAAGATTTAAGTCAGCCTACCCAAAATCACTCGGTAAAactatatcactcctttacttacttactttacatGAAGGGCTGCTTTTCGGGTCCTTatagtaggggaaccctactctacaggacctccacagtcgttttattATGTTCATTCGAGATCATTTAGcatttcacatcgcgtattgctcgcttactgtttaaTCGttactatcgaagcactcacagaataagatcttcaatttcctcttgaaagcctttaaaagttttaaggtttaaaagccagtCATGAAcaaaagaggcaagggacagtgacattaccctatcgaacaggacaataccctagagactggacatacagtatatacacatgatcagcgcccaagccccctctccaaccaaactaggaccaatgagtgccaggcaatggctgcagatgaatcAGCAGGTTgatctttaggctcccccaaaccccccatccttaggtcacaatgatggttaggttacagctaccaaaggaactaacgagtttgagcgggactcaaatcccagtctagcgttcaccagtcagggacgttaccacattggtcacCACAACCCTATAATGGAAAGAAATCTTACTTAGCTTTTTGGTCCCAGGATTCATCTGGTCAAATCTACGAGTTAACAGAGGCTATGATTTGTGTCCTTCAGGTTGTGTACGTGGCAAGGAACCCGAAGGATGTTGTTGTATCCTTCCACCATCACAGCAGAGTCATGAAGGAAAGTGATTACGTAGGACACTTTGACGATTTCGTCCAGTATTTCGTCGATGATGACTGTGAGATGTGTTTAATACTTCTTTTGAGATGcttatattcattcaaatatataaaacAGGTGGATGAATATCTTTTAGATGTATCTCAAGTTCCTTTAATTGAACTTAAGAGACATAGAGATATGTTGTGAATGTTACGGTTAGAAGGAATTTCCCTTATATACTAAAGAGCTATATATCAttatggctacacacacacacacatacacacacacacacacacacacatatatatatatatatatatatatatatatatatatctttcctattacgctcagtggcattggtagtcttatgactacttggtctctaccTGTCCCCCAAGTatgagagagggaatagtcatgccctggtgagaaagGTACCCCAATAGATAgcctacactcggaaaccacaatctcccactaattgtcGAACCAGCGGTTTATAGTTAGAAAATGGGAAGAGGATGAGAaaggttgaacctgtgtgtgtgcgtatatgtgcatatctatgtagATAGTCGTCATTTCTTatagctcgggtacactagtttatatataattgtttaaaatTACGGAACTGTTTATTTCAACAGTTTTAATAACAAGAAGTTATGTAATTTTCTATAGTGTTGTATGGGCCTTACTGGTTGCACCTGAAGGAGGCGTGGGAGAAGAGAGAACACCCAAATCTTCACTTCATCTTCTACGAGGACCTGAAGGGGAACACTTTGGAGGAACTTAAGAAACTTGACACCTTCCTTGGGACCAATCTGACGGAGGCACAGCTGAAGGGAATACTGAAGTACACGTCCTTCGAGGAAATGAAAGCTAGAGACGAGAAAATCCAGAAGGAATCGGAATGGTTCAAAGTGAGCAGGAATGTTGATATTGTGGAAAAGGAAGGAGGTCTCTTCAGGAAAGGTGAGTGGTCGtccaggattttcaaaattgaaaattaaataaaaagctaTTTTTAGACCCAACACAGAAATAAATTGTATATTAGATTATCATGGCAAAATGTACTGATATAATTTATCGTTAATGAATAAATAAGACAATATCGTTAGACCCAAAACAGAAAGAAATTGAGTGAGTACTTGTGTATATTGAATTATCAGGGCGAAATGTAGGCCTACTGGTTagattatttttaatgattaaGTAAGACAAGTAACTTTACCTGAGCAaatactacgttttttttttttttttttttttttttttttttttgtgacgctAGGTTATTTAAAagaaatcattcaatcaatcaactttCTTCAATTCTATGCAGGTCAAGCTGGCGACTGGAAGAACAAATTAACTCCTGAACAAGTGGAAAAAATGGATATATGGACAAGAAATAATCTATCAAGTTTAGGCCTAGATTTTAAATATGGACTCTAAATTGGTTGATTGCTTTAGGAGCCTAGAGGGATGGTAAGAATCAAAGACACCAAAACACAaacttatgaaaaaagaaaatgcagTACTTTTTACGTAACAGGATGGCTATAAGTTTGAATATCATAAtgcaaaaatgaaaattattatcaagCAAACTTCGTTAGATTTTTGAAAAAGGACTTCAGGTCCATAGACTGATTTCCTAATTTACAGGGTATATGAGGAACCTGGTATAGAATAAAGAGTAGCTACAAATTGAAGACTTTTTATATCTAAGTACTGTACTGCATATGTTTCCTTAATGAGAGATTTCTGGAATAGATAACTCttctaaaaactataaattataatACAACATGAGAATTACATTAAGAACTTGAGTTTTGTAATCGACGTAACAATATTAATAAAGCTTCATTTCCGTGAGAATAAAATTTTTTCTTGGTAATGAGATCATAAGCAGGGAATATTGAACTGTACTGTATTCATCTCAACATAAGTTCACAAGAAAATGCTAAAtgctaaataaacataaaaaataagatGGGGGAAGTATATCTAATCTTCTCTATACCCTTCCACCAACATTCCTTTTAGTTCAGTTGTTCCTTGAACAGACGACCTCCACTTTGAATAAGAAGCAAAGGCCGAGTTGGACGGTCCTGCGTCTGAGGAACGAAAGGCCAGTCGCTACGCTTCAGAGATGAATTCCTTTCAAGTGAGATGCAAAGGAAAATCTTTGAATAATGTTAAATACTGGCGGTTTCTGTTATCGTTGTGTGCGTGTGCAGATGCACAGCCTAACTCTAACGTCTGCACGTACATGGGCCATCTTTTTCTCTTGCGACATGTATACAGACAGTTTGATATTGCACattctctataatttttttttttgtgatgtaatATATTAAGGGATCGGCTGGATGTAGAAATTACTGTATGTTCACCATATGGGTTGGTAGAAATATGTAtaagcacaaacatatatatatatatatatatatatatatatatatatatatatatatatatatatatatacatagatatatgaaaatatatatatatatatatatatatatatatatatatatatatatatatattttcatatatctatctatctgtctacccttgcacacacacataaacacgcgcgcgcgcacacgcacacacacacacacacacacacacatatatatatatatattatatttttatgtctaattaaatactacatacatccatatacgtATGAATGCTTTTAAATCGTTCATAAGCATTAACGTACGCgtgcaaatacatacacatacaaagaaCAAATTAAGATAACATTACTCGAATGTCTATTAGCAGGCGGTCAGTCCCTTTGacatgtgtctgtgtgtctgtctgtctgtttgtcagtGTGTCTCCCCGGAGTGTATCTAAACTCGCTCCCGTTGTGTCTCTCTCTCCCCTCCAGCATCCGAGTTTATCCCAAAGATCAACAGATCAGAGTAGAGAGCGGGATGCTCTGATCTCGAAGCAGAGTAAAAATGTCTTTCTCTTTCTGTTAAAAGCCGAAGAGGAATATCAAAAAGCGGCATCGCTTTAAGAGactggcagacagacagacaaagagagaaagagatagtaGGGAGCGATGTTCCCTCGGGGTCTAGGAATAAAAGCTTTCGGAGTCTATTTTGGGAGGTTTTATTGCGTTGTTTACTTTGTGGTTTTGTattaacgtgtatatatattcatatatatacatacatttatatgcattatatacatatatactgtatatggcatgtatatatatatatatatatatatatatgtgtgtatatatatataatcatatatatatatatatatatatatatatatatatatatatatatgtgtgtgtgtgtgtgtatatataatcatatgtatatatatatatatatatatatatatatatatatatatgtgtgtgtgtgtgtgtgtgtatatataatcatatatatatagactatatgtactgtatatatatatatatatatatatatatatttatatatatagactactgtatttattgcatatataaaaaagatatatatatatatatatatatagactactgtatttattgcatatataaaaaagatataaatatatatatatatatatatatatatatatatatgtacatgtatccagtatatatatatatatatatatatatatatatatatatatatatatatatatatatttatatatatatatctacctcatacttgggatcgaacgctagccccttctaatgaaaggccaggtcgaaaccaaccataccacgagaggtaatggcctctcgtggcatggttggtttcgacctggcctttcattagaaggggctagcgttcgatcccaagtatgaggtagaaatttatttctatttgaacacgatgttgtgttgatatttatccatatatttatatatacagtatatatatatatatatatatatatatatatatatatatatatatatatatatacatttatatatacagcatatatatatatatatatatatatatatatatatatatatatatatatatatatacatatatgctgtatatataaatgtatatatatatatatatatatatatatatatatatatatatatgcgtaaaaatcacaggaaaacgtgatgctcagatgcagaagaaccacagggaaaatgaaaatacagaatatacacttgagtcctgactagtttcagtcctctgaggaagtatcacgaaactagtcaggactcaagtgtatattctgtattttcattttccctgtggttcttctgcatatatatatatatgtatatatatatatacatatatatatatatatatatatatatatatatatatacagtatatatatatatatatatatatatatatatatatacagtatatatatatatatatatatatatatatatatatatatatatatatgcatgtgtataagagagaaagagagagagactgtgtgttgATGTATTTGGTTACTCACATAGCCTgcttgcatgtactgtatatgataattctctctctctctctctctctctctctctctctctctctcctctctctctctctctctctctctcccaaaactaaGAAGTAAGAATAACAAGCATAAATAAGcccagtgagagagaaagagagaggataaACTGACTACTGAAACAACGCACATACGCACACGAACCCACAAACAGACATCCTCACACGACCATAACACATACAAAAGGAAGGCCCGGGGCTACCAAAAAAGGTCACTAGGGGAAAAGGCACAAAAGACGCGACatttaaaaagaggaaaaagaaataacagaaataaaagcaGAACAGAATACAAATCCTTCGGCTCCGCTGCTCCAGAAATGGCGGCCTTTGAGCCATTGTTACATCTCTaagattcttttattttctctctatcttttcgACGGgtaaagaaatagagagagagagagagagagagagagagagagagagagagagagagagagagaactgaatggTATAAAGCTGAAATAAAGAtctttgaaagctctaaagctcctTTGGGAATCTCTTTATAATGCTCCTTTCAATgtcttttttttaactatttcaatAAGCTTTGATCACATTCGCTACCGTCTTTCTTCTTGCGAAAGATTCCCCCCAAAGGAGCGAGGGAACTCCTCCATTCTTGTAACCCTTGTAACCTGACACATAACAATGACAGGTGTTACTGTGGTGGTAGCTTGGGGAGGATAAGAGATAGTCGGTAAACCCATTATTTGAAGCGTCATGTACCTGTTtagctgtccatatatatatatatatatatatatatatatatatatatatatatatatatatatatatatatattatgtgtgttatGACCTCACCGTTCATATATTTGAAATATGCAGTCTTGTATCTGACGCATAAAGCTACAGGTTCACGTTTGCAAGGCCCGAAGATCACTACCGACCAGCCACCCTACAGTTATCCCAAATGTGTATGGGAACAATCCACTTCTGTGATCAATATAAGATGGTGGGTcttttaaaattatcttttaaagCATCTTGAGAACTAGACCCCACCCAATCGGATGAAGTAAAAtacgtatatacagtgtatatatatatatatatatatatatatatatatatatacgttcatatatatatatatatatatgtatatatgtatatatatgcatatatatgtatatatatatatatatatatatgtatatatatgtatatatatatatatatatacatatatatatatatatatatataatagttaatgTGTGGACTCGTTATATCTGCATGTGACACTAGTTAAGATACAGTATAATCTACTTCCTACTACTCCAtcccatttttattcttttcacaTACAAAGAAACAAAGAACAAATCCCATATTCAAATCTTTCaaaactggaaatcagaataaCCCAAAATGACGGCATCCTTCTTCACGAAAGGGGAACCAAACATGACCGCTTCTTGAAGACAGGATGACGCATACCATACATAAGGCATGAGTCTTTTCAATAAGCAATTAAGATTTAACTTTAGATTAacgcagaaggagagagagagagagagagagagagagagagagagagagagagagagagagagagagagagagagagagagggggggggtgcctAGGAAAATTGTGTTAATTGAATCCTTTTAACAGACACTTTCGGTGGTATTTTTTTCCAATCGTATGGATCCATCTATCACGAATTCAGAACAGATAAATGGCATTAAatagttttttatctttaaacGCTAAAAGTCGCATTTTTCGTCTATTATATTACTCTTTTAATCTTTCTTTATTCTTCCTATCTGATAGAAGATTTTCTCTAAATCGTTCTTTATTGCCAAGTCATGATCGCTTTAGCACGTTtaattttgaattctctctctctctctctctctctctctctctctctctctctctctctctctctctctctctctgtatatatatatatatatatatatatatatatatatatatatatatatatatatatatatatatacacatatatgtatacactcatatatatatatatatatatatatatatatatatatatatgattgtatatgtgtgtatgtgtgtgtctgcgtgtgcatGTGTAGAAATCAGGACAgctatgaaaagacttgattacaATTAGTACTTCTCTCTTATTGGTGGCATCATCGGACTCACAAATGATATTCATATgtaaactgtacacacacacattatatatatatatatatatatatatatatatatatatgtatatatatatatatatatatatatatatgtacatatatatatattatatatatatatatatatatatatatatatatatataacatttcatttTTAGAAACATGTTGGGGTGGATTGCTGTTTGAGCAACAAGTGATGCACAACTGAGTTTCAGCattcaaaagtaaaaataaatgaatatgaggATATATGA encodes:
- the LOC137653464 gene encoding sulfotransferase 1A3-like; the protein is MKLKSGHESVHLQGPEMEKQAKDFRGYEKGLVRLHPGRWLFTPNFEKFADGLYTFKYKSSDVVIMTWPKCGTTWTQEVVWTMRNNPDLNNSDALLDIRQRSPFIESDMFKPIPAMDDTTSKNPYLENFRKRCPGKDPADGIVLQMAALYPDPRTIKTHLPLSLMPPTLLDTTKVVYVARNPKDVVVSFHHHSRVMKESDYVGHFDDFVQYFVDDDLLYGPYWLHLKEAWEKREHPNLHFIFYEDLKGNTLEELKKLDTFLGTNLTEAQLKGILKYTSFEEMKARDEKIQKESEWFKVSRNVDIVEKEGGLFRKGQAGDWKNKLTPEQVEKMDIWTRNNLSSLGLDFKYGL